A single window of Bacteroidales bacterium DNA harbors:
- a CDS encoding sigma-54-dependent Fis family transcriptional regulator, with protein sequence MDVNQVKQRFGIIGNSPALIRAIDIAIQVAPTDMSVLIAGESGTGKENFPKIIHQFSSRKHGKYIAINCGAIPEGTIDSELFGHEKGAFTGAHDHRKGYFEVVDKGTIFLDEIAELPLSTQVRLLRVLETGEFIKVGSSKLQKTDVRVVAATNIIISKAISEGKFREDLFYRLNTVPINIPSLAERKEDIPLLFRKFALDFAERYRMPPLKLDNEALELLKRYRWPGNVRQLKNITEQISIIEKNRDISADVLRHYLPLYEGTKLPVIYKSVDEKTFTSEREILYKILFDMKNDMSDLKSLVHEIIQDGYDVSDIRKNKNLLIQKIYNKENDEISMQDTESYEIKQQKKEENTNIQDTEEIIEESLSLVDKEIEFIKKALEKYKGKRKIAAQELGISERTLYRKIKEYNLD encoded by the coding sequence ATGGATGTTAATCAGGTAAAACAAAGATTTGGAATTATAGGTAATTCTCCTGCACTAATAAGAGCTATTGATATTGCGATTCAGGTTGCTCCTACAGATATGTCGGTGCTTATTGCAGGTGAAAGTGGAACGGGAAAAGAAAATTTCCCAAAAATTATCCATCAATTTAGTAGTAGAAAGCATGGGAAATATATTGCTATAAATTGCGGGGCAATACCGGAAGGAACTATTGATTCAGAATTGTTTGGACATGAAAAAGGAGCTTTTACAGGAGCACACGATCATAGGAAAGGATATTTTGAAGTTGTAGATAAGGGAACAATTTTTTTAGATGAAATAGCTGAACTTCCATTGTCAACACAAGTAAGATTATTAAGAGTGTTAGAAACGGGTGAATTTATTAAAGTAGGTTCATCAAAATTACAAAAAACAGATGTTAGAGTTGTTGCAGCAACAAATATTATTATTTCTAAAGCTATTTCTGAAGGAAAATTTCGTGAGGATTTATTTTATCGTTTAAATACTGTTCCGATAAATATTCCGTCATTGGCAGAAAGAAAAGAAGACATACCACTTTTATTCAGAAAATTTGCACTGGATTTTGCCGAACGTTACAGGATGCCGCCTTTAAAATTAGATAATGAAGCTCTTGAACTTTTAAAAAGATACAGATGGCCCGGTAATGTCAGGCAACTTAAAAATATTACAGAACAAATATCTATAATTGAAAAAAACAGAGATATTTCTGCTGATGTTCTAAGACATTATTTACCATTATATGAAGGCACAAAATTACCGGTAATATATAAATCGGTTGATGAAAAAACTTTTACATCTGAAAGAGAAATTCTTTATAAGATACTTTTCGACATGAAAAATGACATGAGCGATCTTAAAAGCCTTGTTCATGAAATTATTCAGGATGGTTATGATGTGTCTGATATTCGTAAAAATAAAAATTTGTTAATACAAAAAATTTATAATAAAGAAAATGACGAAATTAGTATGCAGGATACTGAAAGTTATGAAATAAAACAACAAAAAAAAGAAGAAAATACAAACATACAGGATACTGAAGAAATTATTGAAGAATCATTATCGTTAGTTGATAAAGAAATAGAATTTATTAAAAAAGCTCTTGAAA